The DNA region AAGGACGACAGATACGGCGGACCAAAACGCGATCACGATCTCAGCAGCTGCTTCCGCCGATTCGGACTTTATAATTTGCGTTTGGCTTAGGAACTTTTTGACTGCTTTCTGCATCGTTCGTAGAGACGCTCGACGCATCATGCCAGACGTAGCTACGCCACCCAAATCTAGCTGTTTGCTCCAAGGGGAATCTGGATGAATGTTGAGCTGCAATGCGATATAAAGCTCTGGTTTTTCGCGGGCTAGATCCCCAGCAAGCGATGCCTCATGGAAGTCCAGCAGGCTGTTGCTTAGTCCTCTCGCTTTGCTATTGATCACGCTGAAGATTTCCATCTCTTCGGCCTGATCAAGGCCGATGAAAGTCATAAATGGGAGGGTGACGTCGACATCGCTCAGGTACCCAAGTCGGTGCTGACAGTCAACTTGGACCATGACCTTCTCCGCGCCTTCGCGAACTTCGAGCACGGAGAGACCGCTCACGGCTTCCGTAAGGCGCCACGCCTCTGTTCCACTCGGGCGAAGATTGAACGTTAGCGGAATGGTCGAGCTTTGCGCGCCTTGAATGTAGCGGCGAAAATCCAAGCTGTGTTTCGCGTTGAAGCGGCGCTGGTATCCGCGTCCCGTCTCCTCGACGAGAACATCAGCAAAGCTCAACGCTGCCAATAGGCGAGCAGGAGCGAAGCCCATTGCGACTTTACGCCCTGCAGAAAAGCCGATCTGGCATGGAATTTTGTGGATAGACACGATCGCTCCTTGCAGCGTTCTACTGCAATTGTGCCACAGTTCAAGTGCACAATGGGGGTCTGATCACTGCAATGAGAGTTGTGCGAACATTTTGCTAAGTCCTACACTCTGAGCGGTTTGTAGTCAAGGCAGGCCTAAAACAGAGGGAAGGATTACCGAAGGGTCTAATTCGTTGATTCTAAAGGAAATGCCATGAACGTTTCGCCTCCCGGCGTCGGCAAGCTCCAGCTCGTACCGATCAATGAGATCGCGTTGGACCGTGACAACCCGCGTATCCGCAAATTTCTTGAGATGTACGGAGAGAATCCGACTGCCGAGCAGTTTTACTTGGCACTGGGAGCCGCTGGGGATGATGAAGGTGATCACAGCGCGACTTTCGAGAAGCTCAAAAACTCAATCCAGACAAACCAAGGAATTATTCAACCTGTCATCCTTACTAGGCGGGCCGGCCAATTCGTTTGCATCGAAGGAAACACCCGCGTTGCACTGTATAAGAAATTCCTCGCCGAAAAGATACCCGGCCCATGGACGGAGATCATGGGGATGGTGTACGAGGAGATGGGCGACCTCCAGGTTGATTCCATACGCCTTCAGG from Edaphobacter paludis includes:
- a CDS encoding DGQHR domain-containing protein, producing MSIHKIPCQIGFSAGRKVAMGFAPARLLAALSFADVLVEETGRGYQRRFNAKHSLDFRRYIQGAQSSTIPLTFNLRPSGTEAWRLTEAVSGLSVLEVREGAEKVMVQVDCQHRLGYLSDVDVTLPFMTFIGLDQAEEMEIFSVINSKARGLSNSLLDFHEASLAGDLAREKPELYIALQLNIHPDSPWSKQLDLGGVATSGMMRRASLRTMQKAVKKFLSQTQIIKSESAEAAAEIVIAFWSAVSVVLQDLWNAPRAYLINKGVGVYALMIIAADLYTEAKGQICDKRYFVMKLSEFLGDIDWSRQGPFQGFGGEGGVGKVVASIRQSRGVSPLRMVNRG